In Elephas maximus indicus isolate mEleMax1 chromosome 4, mEleMax1 primary haplotype, whole genome shotgun sequence, a genomic segment contains:
- the NFYB gene encoding nuclear transcription factor Y subunit beta isoform X1 encodes MKCPSPPGSVPAANAAAAGGTRLPPAQAGPGPGRRLRGRSSCGPGRAAARGRGAALCAPGRGAAGRGPGRLPLAAVGLRGAVGPLAAAPRGGSILCGDWPGGAGPEPRPRPRRGGPAEGAPLAPAAARGPRGVPPARPPAGAWWARPLCPPAASRAQRDGRADGRAGGQAAAWAAGSGAWPVRGGASREMRAGVARPAHAVLTARPDRVVGSGAPRHRRGEEARSPGGRNGFGLHVKNAAIWRLAVPGLAPKLFHLRKGKEQMRNGDGNTVEIGKATSLEAFLSTTDNTVLTVFHDNGR; translated from the exons ATGAAATGTCCGTCTCCTCCCGGCTCCGTCCCCGCCGCCAACGCCGCCGCTGCCGGGGGCACTCGCCTCCCTCCCGCCCAGGCCGGGCCGGGGCCGGGCCGGCGCCTGCGAGGCCGCTCCAGCTGCGGGCCTGGCCGGGCAGCGGCGCGGGGCCGCGGCGCCGCTCTTTGTGCGCCGGGCCGAGGAGCGGCGGGACGCGGGCCAGGCCGCCTCCCGCTCGCCGCCGTCGGGCTCCGAGGTGCTGTCGGGCCTCTCGCAGCGGCGCCCCGGGGCGGCTCCATTTTGTGCGGGGACTGGCCCGGGGGGGCTGGCCCGGAACCTCGACCCCGACCCCGGCGCGGCGGCCCGGCCGAAGGAGCGCCCTTGGCCCCGGCCGCCGCGCGGGGGCCCCGAGGAGTGCCccctgcccgcccgcccgccgggGCCTGGTGGGCCCGGCCGCTTTGTCCGCCCGCGGCATCCCGGGCGCAGCGCGACGGGCGGGCGGACGggcgggcaggcgggcaggcAGCGGCGTGGGCTGCGGGGTCCGGGGCCTGGCCGGTCCGCGGCGGGGCGAGTCGGGAGATGCGCGCCGGGGTCGCCCGCCCCGCGCACGCGGTGCTGACCGCTCGGCCGGACCGGGTCGTGGGGTCGGGGGCGCCCCGCCACCGCcgtggggaggaagccaggtcccCGGGAGGAAGGAATGGATTTGGTTTACACGTAAAGAATGCAGCCATCTGGCGGCTTGCGGTCCCTGGACTTGCCCCGAAG TTGTTTCActtgagaaaaggaaaagagcaaaTGAGAAATGGAGATGGTAACACG gTTGAAATTGGCAAAGCCACCTCTTTAGAGGCATTCTTAAGCACCACTGACAACACGGTTCTGACAGTATTTCATGACA ATGGACGGTGA
- the NFYB gene encoding nuclear transcription factor Y subunit beta isoform X3 yields MKCPSPPGSVPAANAAAAGGTRLPPAQAGPGPGRRLRGRSSCGPGRAAARGRGAALCAPGRGAAGRGPGRLPLAAVGLRGAVGPLAAAPRGGSILCGDWPGGAGPEPRPRPRRGGPAEGAPLAPAAARGPRGVPPARPPAGAWWARPLCPPAASRAQRDGRADGRAGGQAAAWAAGSGAWPVRGGASREMRAGVARPAHAVLTARPDRVVGSGAPRHRRGEEARSPGGRNGFGLHVKNAAIWRLAVPGLAPKVEIGKATSLEAFLSTTDNTVLTVFHDNGR; encoded by the exons ATGAAATGTCCGTCTCCTCCCGGCTCCGTCCCCGCCGCCAACGCCGCCGCTGCCGGGGGCACTCGCCTCCCTCCCGCCCAGGCCGGGCCGGGGCCGGGCCGGCGCCTGCGAGGCCGCTCCAGCTGCGGGCCTGGCCGGGCAGCGGCGCGGGGCCGCGGCGCCGCTCTTTGTGCGCCGGGCCGAGGAGCGGCGGGACGCGGGCCAGGCCGCCTCCCGCTCGCCGCCGTCGGGCTCCGAGGTGCTGTCGGGCCTCTCGCAGCGGCGCCCCGGGGCGGCTCCATTTTGTGCGGGGACTGGCCCGGGGGGGCTGGCCCGGAACCTCGACCCCGACCCCGGCGCGGCGGCCCGGCCGAAGGAGCGCCCTTGGCCCCGGCCGCCGCGCGGGGGCCCCGAGGAGTGCCccctgcccgcccgcccgccgggGCCTGGTGGGCCCGGCCGCTTTGTCCGCCCGCGGCATCCCGGGCGCAGCGCGACGGGCGGGCGGACGggcgggcaggcgggcaggcAGCGGCGTGGGCTGCGGGGTCCGGGGCCTGGCCGGTCCGCGGCGGGGCGAGTCGGGAGATGCGCGCCGGGGTCGCCCGCCCCGCGCACGCGGTGCTGACCGCTCGGCCGGACCGGGTCGTGGGGTCGGGGGCGCCCCGCCACCGCcgtggggaggaagccaggtcccCGGGAGGAAGGAATGGATTTGGTTTACACGTAAAGAATGCAGCCATCTGGCGGCTTGCGGTCCCTGGACTTGCCCCGAAG gTTGAAATTGGCAAAGCCACCTCTTTAGAGGCATTCTTAAGCACCACTGACAACACGGTTCTGACAGTATTTCATGACA ATGGACGGTGA
- the NFYB gene encoding nuclear transcription factor Y subunit beta isoform X2: MKCPSPPGSVPAANAAAAGGTRLPPAQAGPGPGRRLRGRSSCGPGRAAARGRGAALCAPGRGAAGRGPGRLPLAAVGLRGAVGPLAAAPRGGSILCGDWPGGAGPEPRPRPRRGGPAEGAPLAPAAARGPRGVPPARPPAGAWWARPLCPPAASRAQRDGRADGRAGGQAAAWAAGSGAWPVRGGASREMRAGVARPAHAVLTARPDRVVGSGAPRHRRGEEARSPGGRNGFGLHVKNAAIWRLAVPGLAPKLFHLRKGKEQMRNGDGNTVEIGKATSLEAFLSTTDNTVLTVFHDSH, translated from the exons ATGAAATGTCCGTCTCCTCCCGGCTCCGTCCCCGCCGCCAACGCCGCCGCTGCCGGGGGCACTCGCCTCCCTCCCGCCCAGGCCGGGCCGGGGCCGGGCCGGCGCCTGCGAGGCCGCTCCAGCTGCGGGCCTGGCCGGGCAGCGGCGCGGGGCCGCGGCGCCGCTCTTTGTGCGCCGGGCCGAGGAGCGGCGGGACGCGGGCCAGGCCGCCTCCCGCTCGCCGCCGTCGGGCTCCGAGGTGCTGTCGGGCCTCTCGCAGCGGCGCCCCGGGGCGGCTCCATTTTGTGCGGGGACTGGCCCGGGGGGGCTGGCCCGGAACCTCGACCCCGACCCCGGCGCGGCGGCCCGGCCGAAGGAGCGCCCTTGGCCCCGGCCGCCGCGCGGGGGCCCCGAGGAGTGCCccctgcccgcccgcccgccgggGCCTGGTGGGCCCGGCCGCTTTGTCCGCCCGCGGCATCCCGGGCGCAGCGCGACGGGCGGGCGGACGggcgggcaggcgggcaggcAGCGGCGTGGGCTGCGGGGTCCGGGGCCTGGCCGGTCCGCGGCGGGGCGAGTCGGGAGATGCGCGCCGGGGTCGCCCGCCCCGCGCACGCGGTGCTGACCGCTCGGCCGGACCGGGTCGTGGGGTCGGGGGCGCCCCGCCACCGCcgtggggaggaagccaggtcccCGGGAGGAAGGAATGGATTTGGTTTACACGTAAAGAATGCAGCCATCTGGCGGCTTGCGGTCCCTGGACTTGCCCCGAAG TTGTTTCActtgagaaaaggaaaagagcaaaTGAGAAATGGAGATGGTAACACG gTTGAAATTGGCAAAGCCACCTCTTTAGAGGCATTCTTAAGCACCACTGACAACACGGTTCTGACAGTATTTCATGACA GCCACTAA